In one Ananas comosus cultivar F153 linkage group 12, ASM154086v1, whole genome shotgun sequence genomic region, the following are encoded:
- the LOC109718469 gene encoding protein DETOXIFICATION 48-like — translation MCNTASSPLSTSHHLLNPIKPMDDEDEDDEDKTSHQHLHRLPTLSEGNISEARIDETQQAKRVHLCAQFEYSAYCSSSSCCCCVVSMVFLGTLGELPLAAGSLAIGFANITGYSVLSGLAMGMEPICGQAFGAGRPDLLALTLHRAVLLLLLASLPIALLWLFLMHRILLLSGQDPAIAGAARAFIACSVPDLVLLSFLHPLRIYLRAQSVTAPVAACSAASVLLHGPLNYLLVHRLRMGIAGVALASVLTNLNLFLSLLAFLLLLPNPNRRSCWLLPGPDCLRGWSNLLRLAVPTCVSVCLEWWWYELMIVLCGLLANPTATVASMGILIQTTSLVYVFPSSLGLGASTRVGNELGAGRPARARRAALVALALAGATGLAAMAFAASVRHAWGRMFTSDADILRLTATALPIAGLCELGNCPQTAGCGVLRGSARPSAGAHINLGSFYLVGMPVAVGLAFVARMGFTGLWLGLLAAQASCAALMFYAVASTDWLLEVQKAKQLTQPPPPPPAAAYSSSSSSSSSSSPSPSPSPSPSNGSSNNNNSNDTYNDAINGHTNESSSTIKIKNGTSDEDEGDYKLAKLDEVVVCIHNGCHEEEDEKRAPFENDHPLIYL, via the exons ATGTGCAACACCGCCTCCTCCCCCCTCTCCACCTCCCACCACCTCTTAAACCCCATTAAACCCATggacgacgaggacgaggacgacgaggacaaaACCTCTCACCAACACCTCCACCGCCTCCCCACTCTCTCTGAG GGCAACATCTCTGAAGCGCGAATCGACGAAACCCAGCAAGCAAAAAGAGTCCACCTTTGCGCCCAATTCGAATACTCCGCCtattgcagcagcagcagctgctgctgctgcgtgGTGTCGATGGTGTTCCTCGGGACCCTCGGCGAGCTCCCGCTCGCGGCGGGCTCGCTGGCGATCGGGTTCGCGAACATCACGGGCTACTCGGTGCTGTCGGGGCTGGCCATGGGGATGGAGCCCATCTGCGGGCAGGCCTTCGGCGCCGGGCGGCCGGACCTCCTGGCCCTGACCCTCCACCGcgccgtcctcctcctcctgctcgcCTCCCTCCCCATCGCCCTCCTCTGGCTCTTCCTCATGCACCGCATCCTCCTGCTCTCCGGCCAGGACCCGGCCATCGCCGGCGCCGCCAGGGCCTTCATCGCCTGCTCCGTGCCCGACCTGGTCCTCCTGTCCTTCCTCCATCCCCTGCGCATCTACCTGCGCGCGCAGAGCGTGACGGCGCCCGTCGCGGCCTGCTCGGCGGCGTCGGTGCTCCTGCACGGCCCGCTCAACTACCTGCTCGTCCACCGCCTCCGCATGGGGATCGCCGGCGTGGCGCTCGCCTCCGTCCTCACCAACCTcaacctcttcctctccctcctcgccttcctcctcctcctccccaacCCCAACCGCCGCTCCTGCTGGCTGCTCCCCGGCCCCGACTGCCTCCGCGGCTGGTCCaacctcctccgcctcgccgtccCCACCTGTGTCTCCGTCTGCCTCGAGTGGTGGTG GTACGAGCTGATGATCGTGCTGTGCGGCCTGCTGGCCAACCCGACGGCGACGGTGGCGTCGATGGGGATACTGATCCAGACGACGTCGCTGGTCTACGTCTTCCCCTCGTCGCTGGGGCTCGGCGCCTCGACGCGCGTCGGCAACGAGCTGGGCGCGGGGCGGCCGGCGCGGGCGCGGCGCGCGGCGCTGGTGGCGCTGGCGCTGGCGGGGGCGACGGGGCTGGCGGCGATGGCCTTCGCGGCGTCGGTGCGGCACGCCTGGGGCCGCATGTTCACCTCCGACGCCGACATCCTGCGGCTGACGGCGACCGCGCTGCCCATCGCCGGGCTATGCGAGCTCGGCAACTGCCCGCAGACCGCCGGCTGCGGCGTGCTCCGCGGCAGCGCGCGGCCGTCCGCCGGCGCCCACATCAACCTGGGGTCCTTCTACCTCGTCGGCATGCCCGTCGCCGTCGGCCTCGCCTTCGTCGCCCGCATGGGCTTCACCGGCCTCTGGCTCGGCCTCCTCGCCGCCCAGGCCTCCTGCGCCGCCCTCATGTTCTACGCCGTCGCCTCCACCGACTGGCTCCTCGAGGTCCAGAAAGCAAAGCAGCTCACAcaacctccacctccacctcctgctgctgcctactcctcctcctcctcctcctcctcctcttcttccccttctccttctccttctccttctccttctaatggtagtagtaataataataatagtaacgaCACTTATAATGATGCTATTAATGGTCATACTAATGAGAGCAGCAGCACTATTAAGATTAAGAATGGTACTAGTGATGAGGACGAGGGTGATTATAAGTTGGCGAAGTTGGATGAGGTTGTTGTGTGCATTCATAATGGTTGTcatgaggaggaggatgagaagAGGGCTCCCTTTGAGAATGATCATCCTCTGATTTATCTCTGA